In the Gemmatimonadota bacterium genome, GAAAAAACAACGACAACCGGAACTTACCCGAGATAAAAATGTACCCGAGATAATGCCTCTAATGTCTTGCACGAGATTAGAGGCATTCATTCGCCGCTCATGTTCATGAACGTGGCGGCAGCATCGATGTCATCCAGGATGCGCTCGGTCACCGCAAGTCGGATACCACCCGAGGTTACGCGCGCGCAACCGGCAGGATGTTCGCGTCGCTCGATCATCCGCTCTCAGGTTCGGCTCTGATCGCGTCCTGATCCGCAAACATGGCGCAAGCGCCGGGCGTGGCGGAGATCTTCCGCCGCGCCGGACCCGCGTACCGGCAGGCGCGGGACGGGTTGCTCGATGCGTGCCGCCGAAAGGTCATGGGTGCCATCGAGGCCTGCCGCACGGCAGTCCTCGGTGGCCACCTGTACCATTGTGACGGCTGCGGGCGGGAACATCCGCTCTACAACTCGTGCCAGAACCGGCACTGCCCGACCTGCCAGGGCAACGCGGCACGGAAATGGATGGAGGCGCGCGCCGCCGCCATCCTGCCCGTGCCGTACTTCCACGTGGTCTTCACCCTTCCGCCAGAGATCGCGCGGATCGGCCTCGCCAACCGCCGGCTCCTGGCCGGCATCCTGTTCCGGACAGCGCACGAGACATTGCGGACCATCGCCGCCGACCCGCGCCATGGCGGACGTCGCATCGGCGGAACCAGCGTCCTCCATACCTGGGACCAGAAGCTCCGCTTCCACCCGCATCTTCATGTGGTCATCCCCAACGCCGGCATCGACACCGTCTCCGGGGCCTGGACCACGGGAAGCTCAACCTTCCTCGCACCGGTCAAGGTCCTCGCCAGCCTGTTTCGACGCCGCTTCCTCGAAGAACTGGCCAAGGCCCATGACAAGGGGAAGATCAAGGCCACCGGCAGCATCGCCCATCTTGCCTGCCCGGCAGCCTTCCACGACACCATCTCCGCCGCCCGCGGAAAGGATTGGGTGGTCTACGCCAAGCCACCATTCCGGGGTCCGGAGCAGGTCTTCGCATATCTCTCTCGTTACACACATCGAATTGCCATCGGCGACAGCCGCATTCTCGCCTTCGACGGCACGCAGGTCCGCATCCGGTGCCGAAAGCCGAAACGGCCGGGACAGGCCAAGCCCCGCTACGGCACCATCACCCTCACCGCCGAGGAATTCATCGACCGCTTCCTCCTGCATGTCCTTCCCGACGGCATGCAGCGCATCCGCCACTTTGGCATCCTCGCCAACAACTGCCGCGCCGAAACCCTCCAACAGGCACGCGATGCACTCGGCATCGCCGACCTTCCGACGCCGGAACAGATCTCCGCCGACGGTGACAGCGACAGCGACAGTGATGACGACGATGTCGCGCCTGTCGCCTGCCCGCACTGCGGCGGCGTCCTCAGGAAGGTCGCCCCGATCCCCAAACCGCAACGCCACGCGCACACGCCACGGGCCCCGCCCCGTGCGTCACTGACCGCAGGGACAGTTCCTTGACAGCACGCACGAGATCAACGCCGGTGCGAAAGTACCGAACAGTCCCGTTCGCGCCGGGCCAGAACAGGACGCCGGGTTCGCCGGAATATGTGCCGACGGCTTCCGTCCAGAAGGTCATCATCTCCCGCCGCGGAAGGCAGGCGTCCGTGACTCTCGGCACCAGGACCCGGAATATTCGGTCAGAAGGGCGGTATCACCGCCTACTATCCCCATAGACGTCAGCGACGCCCGCACGCAGCCTCGTTCAATGAGATTAGTCAGGCTTGGGACCCTGACTAATCCTTCACAGAATGCCGACAACCTGATTATGCCGCGTTTGGAGCCCGGGGCATTGAATCCCCGGGCTTTTTTTCTGGAACTGTCGGCATAATCACTTTCGTCTGGAACCTGTGTTCCGGTAATGCCGATGCTTGAACGGGGCTGTTGCGCAGCCTTGGCAAGCCGGGCGGTTTTACTTGCTCAATACGCAGTCGGATGGGTTTTCAGACTGCCCTGACGGTCTGGCGAGCGCCTGCCCCGCAGTTTCGTTCCCGGATCGTGCAATCCTGTTCGTTCCACTTGTCATCAACAAAGGAACGAAAAGATGCAAATCGACTCAGTTGGAATCCCGTTGCCGAGGGAGCAGATGCCGAGCTGGTTGCTTCCCCTGCGCCACGCATTCCTGGCCTCGCTTCTGTCGCTTGGCCTGAAGATCGGCACAGTCAGGCATTATGTCCCGGCAATCGACTGGCTCTGCGCAGAAGCGGGGCGTCGAGGGCTGACGGAGCCGGACGGCGTTGACGAGTCAATTCTTGCGCAAATCCGGGATACGCTGCCGACAAGGCTTTCGGCTCAAGGTCGGCGGACGTGGGCATCCGTCCTGGACCGGTTCACTGCCTGGCTCGTCAAGGAGGAAATCATGACCGCGGCGCCGCCGCCGCAACCGTCGCCGACGGATCTCGAGGCATTGTGCACGGACTACGGCACGTGGCTGCGCATTCGTCGCGGGCTGGCGACCGGAACCATCAAAGGATATCAAGGCGGGCTCCGCAACTTCCTGGTCTTCAGATTTGGCGATGCAGCTCCTGGCGAGCTCAATGCGATCACCCGTGCCGACATCGTTTCCTACCTGGGAGGCACGGCCGAGACAGGCCTCGCTGGCTACACCTCGAGGGCCAAGTCTCTGCGCTCCCTGTTCCGCTTCCTCTTCGCGACCGGTCGGATCGACCGGAACCTGGCCCTGTGCGTCCCAAGCACATCCCGGCCACGATCACCCGCTCCGGTCCGGCATCTCTCGCAGGATGAGGTCGAGCGGGTTTTGGCGGCCGCCAGGGGAGACAGTGCC is a window encoding:
- a CDS encoding IS91 family transposase, with product MAQAPGVAEIFRRAGPAYRQARDGLLDACRRKVMGAIEACRTAVLGGHLYHCDGCGREHPLYNSCQNRHCPTCQGNAARKWMEARAAAILPVPYFHVVFTLPPEIARIGLANRRLLAGILFRTAHETLRTIAADPRHGGRRIGGTSVLHTWDQKLRFHPHLHVVIPNAGIDTVSGAWTTGSSTFLAPVKVLASLFRRRFLEELAKAHDKGKIKATGSIAHLACPAAFHDTISAARGKDWVVYAKPPFRGPEQVFAYLSRYTHRIAIGDSRILAFDGTQVRIRCRKPKRPGQAKPRYGTITLTAEEFIDRFLLHVLPDGMQRIRHFGILANNCRAETLQQARDALGIADLPTPEQISADGDSDSDSDDDDVAPVACPHCGGVLRKVAPIPKPQRHAHTPRAPPRASLTAGTVP
- a CDS encoding tyrosine-type recombinase/integrase, which encodes MQIDSVGIPLPREQMPSWLLPLRHAFLASLLSLGLKIGTVRHYVPAIDWLCAEAGRRGLTEPDGVDESILAQIRDTLPTRLSAQGRRTWASVLDRFTAWLVKEEIMTAAPPPQPSPTDLEALCTDYGTWLRIRRGLATGTIKGYQGGLRNFLVFRFGDAAPGELNAITRADIVSYLGGTAETGLAGYTSRAKSLRSLFRFLFATGRIDRNLALCVPSTSRPRSPAPVRHLSQDEVERVLAAARGDSAIARRNHAMLLTMARLGLRGREIIAIRLDDIDWQAGEILVRGKFGQQATMPLPVDVGEAMVDWIRHGRQGSSRHLFVSVWPPFLPFTQSGPIRKSLHRAYAASGVAPPGGMVRCHVFRHSLAMALLQTGTPLDDIGNLLRHNSAETTTIYARHDIQALRPLARPWPVPQPVSEATS